One window of the Camelina sativa cultivar DH55 chromosome 1, Cs, whole genome shotgun sequence genome contains the following:
- the LOC104701500 gene encoding 26S proteasome non-ATPase regulatory subunit 2 homolog A-like isoform X3, giving the protein MRQEIRASTSSMTSVPKPLKFLRPHYGTLKAFHVTMADSDLKKYLSDILSVLALTMSAEGERESLGYRLIGTEGDIGSWGHEYVRNLAGEIAQEYTKRQSEEAPIDDLMELVQQIVAFHMKHNAETEAVDLLMDVEDLDLLLEHVDKTNFKRTCNYLTSAAKYLPGPDDMLVLDISYMIYMKFEEYPNALQIALFLDNTQYVKQVFTSCADLLRKKQFCYMIARHGITFDLDDEMVADDDDREALQDIVNNTKLSEGYLTLARDIEVMEAKTPEDIYKAHLLDGRASSGASVDSARQNLAATFVNAFVNAGFGQDKLMTVPSDSTTGSSGNWLFKNKEHGKTSAAASLGMIQLWDVDSGLSQLDKYFHSNDNPIIAGALLGVGIVNCGIKNDCDPALALLGDYIDKEDSSVRIGAIMGLGISYAGSQNDQIRSKLSPILNDAKAPLDVIAFASLSLGMIYVGSCNEEVAQSIIFALMDRSEAELGDALTRFLPLGLGLLYLGKQESVEATAEVSKTFNEKIRKYCDMTLLSCAYAGTGNVLKVQDLLAQCGEHLEKGDIHQGPAVLGLAMVAMSEELGIDMEIRSLERMLQYGEQNIRRAVPLALGLLCISNPKVTVMDTLSRLSHDTDSEVAMAAIISLGLIGAGTNNARIAGMLRNLSSYYYKDASLLFCVRIAQGLVHMGKGLLTLSPFHSERFLLSPTALAGIVTLLHACLDMKPIILGKYHYVLYFLVLAMQPRMMLTVDENLKPLSVPVRVGQAVDVVGQAGRPKTITGFQTHSTPVLLAAGERAELATDKYIPLSPILEGFIILKENPDYREE; this is encoded by the exons ATGAG GCAGGAAATCCGGGCTTCAACAAGCTCCATGACTTCAGTTCCCAAGCCACTTAAGTTTCTCCGTCCCCATTATGGAACTCTTAAAGCATTTCATGTAACAATGGCTGATTCTGATCTCAAG AAGTACTTGTCCGATATCTTGTCTGTCTTGGCCCTTACCATGTCTGCGGAGGGTGAAAGG GAAAGCTTAGGTTATAGGTTGATTGGAACTGAGGGTGACATTGGATCGTGGGGTCACGAATATGTCAGGAATCTTGCTGGAGAGATTGCCCAAGAGTATACAAAGCGTCAG AGTGAGGAGGCCCCTATTGACGATTTGATGGAGCTTGTGCAGCAAATTGTTGCTTTTCACATGAAG CATAATGCAGAAACTGAAGCTGTTGACCTTTTAATGGATGTCGAGGATCTTGATCTCTTACTTGAGCATGTagacaaaacaaatttcaagaGGACATGCAACTATCTCACAAGTGCAGCAAA gTACCTTCCTGGACCAGATGACATGTTGGTTCTAGATATTTCCTACATGATTTACATGAAGTTTGAAGAATATCCAAACGCTCTGCAGATTGCACTATTTCTTGATAACACGCAG TATGTTAAACAAGTATTCACCTCATGTGCTGATCTGCTAAGGAAGAAACAGTTCTGCTACATGATTGCTCGTCAT GGTATAACCTTTGACCTTGACGATGAGATGGTTGCAGATGATGATGACCGAGAAGCCTTACAGGATATTGTTAACAACACTAAGTTAAGTGAAGGATATCTGACTCTTGCAAGGGATATTGAGGTCATGGAGGCCAAAACACCTGAAGACATCTACAAG GCTCACTTGCTCGACGGCAGGGCCAGCTCTGGTGCAAGCGTGGATTCTGCTAGACAGAATTTGGCTGCTACATTTGTCAATGCATTTGTAAATGCTGGTTTTGGTCAG GACAAACTAATGACAGTACCTTCAGACTCCACCACCGGATCTTCTGGAAATTGGCTCttcaaaaataaagaacatgGCAAGACTAGTGCAGCTGCTAGTTTG GGTATGATTCAACTTTGGGATGTGGACTCCGGACTTTCCCAACTCGACAAATATTTCCATAGCAATGATAATCCTATCATTGCTGGAGCACTGCTGGGAGTTGGGATTGTTAATTgtggcattaagaacgattgtGACCCC GCATTAGCACTTCTTGGAGACTATATAGACAAAGAGGATTCATCTGTCAGAATTGGTGCTATCATGGGTCTTGGAATTTCATATGCAGGCTCCCAAAATGACCAG ATTAGAAGCAAATTGTCGCCGATACTGAACGATGCGAAAGCGCCTCTCGATGTGATTGCATTTGCTTCACTTTCTTTGGGAATGATCTATGTCGGTTCTTGTAACGAAGAAGTGGCACAGTCTATTATATTTGCTTTGATGGATCGAAGTGAGGCAGAACTGGGAGATGCCCTCACTCGTTTCTTGCCACTTGGTCTTGGACTTCTATACCTGGGCAAACAG GAAAGTGTAGAGGCTACAGCTGAAGTTTCAAAGACGTTCAATGAGAAGATTAGAAAGTATTGTGATATGACACTTCTTTCCTGTGCTTATGCTGGAACTGGGAATGTCCTAAAG GTCCAAGACCTTCTTGCTCAGTGTGGGGAGCATCTTGAGAAAGGTGACATCCACCAGGGTCCAGCTGTGCTTGGATTAGCAATGGTTGCTATGTCCGAAGAACTGGGGATTGATATGGAGATCCGTTCTTTGGAGCGGATGTTACAATATGGAGAACAAAACATTCGGCGAGCTGTGCCTTTGGCCCTTGGTCTCTTATGCATATCTAATCCAAAG GTGACGGTAATGGACACCTTGAGCCGGCTTAGTCATGACACAGATTCGGAAGTTGCCATG GCAGCAATTATATCGTTGGGACTGATTGGTGCCGGAACTAATAACGCAAGGATAGCTGGGATGCTTCGGAACCTCTCCAGCTATTATTACAAGGACGCCAGTCTTCTCTTCTGT GTGCGTATTGCTCAAGGGCTGGTGCACATGGGAAAGGGTCTCTTAACACTCAGCCCCTTCCACTCTGAACGGTTCTTACTATCACC AACCGCACTTGCTGGTATAGTGACACTCTTGCATGCATGCCTTGACATGAAGCCGATCATACTCGGGAAATACCATTATGTGCTGTACTTCCTCGTTTTGGCGATGCAA CCAAGGATGATGTTGACAGTAGACGAAAACCTGAAGCCACTGTCAGTGCCAGTGCGGGTAGGACAAGCAGTTGATGTGGTTGGACAGGCGGGTCGGCCAAAGACCATAACAGGTTTCCAGACACACTCCACACCTGTTCTCTTGGCTGCTGGAGAGAGAGCCGAACTAGCCACTGACAA ATACATTCCTCTGTCGCCGATACTAGAAGGGTTCATCATATTAAAGGAGAATCCAGACTACAGAGAGGAGTGA
- the LOC104701500 gene encoding 26S proteasome non-ATPase regulatory subunit 2 homolog A-like isoform X1 has product MAPTQDPNSVGGGAKQDEASLKVPSKDPKKKDEKKEEDLSDEDLELKQNLELYVERVQDPNPELQKAALESMRQEIRASTSSMTSVPKPLKFLRPHYGTLKAFHVTMADSDLKKYLSDILSVLALTMSAEGERESLGYRLIGTEGDIGSWGHEYVRNLAGEIAQEYTKRQSEEAPIDDLMELVQQIVAFHMKHNAETEAVDLLMDVEDLDLLLEHVDKTNFKRTCNYLTSAAKYLPGPDDMLVLDISYMIYMKFEEYPNALQIALFLDNTQYVKQVFTSCADLLRKKQFCYMIARHGITFDLDDEMVADDDDREALQDIVNNTKLSEGYLTLARDIEVMEAKTPEDIYKAHLLDGRASSGASVDSARQNLAATFVNAFVNAGFGQDKLMTVPSDSTTGSSGNWLFKNKEHGKTSAAASLGMIQLWDVDSGLSQLDKYFHSNDNPIIAGALLGVGIVNCGIKNDCDPALALLGDYIDKEDSSVRIGAIMGLGISYAGSQNDQIRSKLSPILNDAKAPLDVIAFASLSLGMIYVGSCNEEVAQSIIFALMDRSEAELGDALTRFLPLGLGLLYLGKQESVEATAEVSKTFNEKIRKYCDMTLLSCAYAGTGNVLKVQDLLAQCGEHLEKGDIHQGPAVLGLAMVAMSEELGIDMEIRSLERMLQYGEQNIRRAVPLALGLLCISNPKVTVMDTLSRLSHDTDSEVAMAAIISLGLIGAGTNNARIAGMLRNLSSYYYKDASLLFCVRIAQGLVHMGKGLLTLSPFHSERFLLSPTALAGIVTLLHACLDMKPIILGKYHYVLYFLVLAMQPRMMLTVDENLKPLSVPVRVGQAVDVVGQAGRPKTITGFQTHSTPVLLAAGERAELATDKYIPLSPILEGFIILKENPDYREE; this is encoded by the exons atggctcCAACTCAGGATCCCAACAGCGTCGGAGGCGGTGCGAAGCAGGATGAAGCTTCCCTGAAGGTTCCGTCTAAGGATCCCAAGAAGAAGGAcgagaaaaaggaagaggacCTT TCTGATGAGGACTTGGAACTAAAGCAGAACCTTGAGCTCTATGTTGAGAGGGTTCAGGATCCCAACCCGGAGTTGCAGAAGGCTGCTCTTGAAAGCATGAG GCAGGAAATCCGGGCTTCAACAAGCTCCATGACTTCAGTTCCCAAGCCACTTAAGTTTCTCCGTCCCCATTATGGAACTCTTAAAGCATTTCATGTAACAATGGCTGATTCTGATCTCAAG AAGTACTTGTCCGATATCTTGTCTGTCTTGGCCCTTACCATGTCTGCGGAGGGTGAAAGG GAAAGCTTAGGTTATAGGTTGATTGGAACTGAGGGTGACATTGGATCGTGGGGTCACGAATATGTCAGGAATCTTGCTGGAGAGATTGCCCAAGAGTATACAAAGCGTCAG AGTGAGGAGGCCCCTATTGACGATTTGATGGAGCTTGTGCAGCAAATTGTTGCTTTTCACATGAAG CATAATGCAGAAACTGAAGCTGTTGACCTTTTAATGGATGTCGAGGATCTTGATCTCTTACTTGAGCATGTagacaaaacaaatttcaagaGGACATGCAACTATCTCACAAGTGCAGCAAA gTACCTTCCTGGACCAGATGACATGTTGGTTCTAGATATTTCTTACATGATTTACATGAAGTTTGAAGAATATCCAAACGCTCTGCAGATTGCACTATTTCTTGATAACACGCAG TATGTTAAACAAGTATTCACCTCATGTGCTGATCTGCTAAGGAAGAAACAGTTCTGCTACATGATTGCTCGTCAT GGTATAACCTTTGACCTTGACGATGAGATGGTTGCAGATGATGATGACCGAGAAGCCTTACAGGATATTGTTAACAACACTAAGTTAAGTGAAGGATATCTGACTCTTGCAAGGGATATTGAGGTCATGGAGGCCAAAACACCTGAAGACATCTACAAG GCTCACTTGCTCGACGGCAGGGCCAGCTCTGGTGCAAGCGTGGATTCTGCTAGACAGAATTTGGCTGCTACATTTGTCAATGCATTTGTAAATGCTGGTTTTGGTCAG GACAAACTAATGACAGTACCTTCAGACTCCACCACCGGATCTTCTGGAAATTGGCTCttcaaaaataaagaacatgGCAAGACTAGTGCAGCTGCTAGTTTG GGTATGATTCAACTTTGGGATGTGGACTCCGGACTTTCCCAACTCGACAAATATTTCCATAGCAATGATAATCCTATCATTGCTGGAGCACTGCTGGGAGTTGGGATTGTTAATTgtggcattaagaacgattgtGACCCC GCATTAGCACTTCTTGGAGACTATATAGACAAAGAGGATTCATCTGTCAGAATTGGTGCTATCATGGGTCTTGGAATTTCATATGCAGGCTCCCAAAATGACCAG ATTAGAAGCAAATTGTCGCCGATACTGAACGATGCGAAAGCGCCTCTCGATGTGATTGCATTTGCTTCACTTTCTTTGGGAATGATCTATGTCGGTTCTTGTAACGAAGAAGTGGCACAGTCTATTATATTTGCTTTGATGGATCGAAGTGAGGCAGAACTGGGAGATGCCCTCACTCGTTTCTTGCCACTTGGTCTTGGACTTCTATACCTGGGCAAACAG GAAAGTGTAGAGGCTACAGCTGAAGTTTCAAAGACGTTCAATGAGAAGATTAGAAAGTATTGTGATATGACACTTCTTTCCTGTGCTTATGCTGGAACTGGGAATGTCCTAAAG GTCCAAGACCTTCTTGCTCAGTGTGGGGAGCATCTTGAGAAAGGTGACATCCACCAGGGTCCAGCTGTGCTTGGATTAGCAATGGTTGCTATGTCCGAAGAACTGGGGATTGATATGGAGATCCGTTCTTTGGAGCGGATGTTACAATATGGAGAACAAAACATTCGGCGAGCTGTGCCTTTGGCCCTTGGTCTCTTATGCATATCTAATCCAAAG GTGACGGTAATGGACACCTTGAGCCGGCTTAGTCATGACACAGATTCGGAAGTTGCCATG GCAGCAATTATATCGTTGGGACTGATTGGTGCCGGAACTAATAACGCAAGGATAGCTGGGATGCTTCGGAACCTCTCCAGCTATTATTACAAGGACGCCAGTCTTCTCTTCTGT GTGCGTATTGCTCAAGGGCTGGTGCACATGGGAAAGGGTCTCTTAACACTCAGCCCCTTCCACTCTGAACGGTTCTTACTATCACC AACCGCACTTGCTGGTATAGTGACACTCTTGCATGCATGCCTTGACATGAAGCCGATCATACTCGGGAAATACCATTATGTGCTGTACTTCCTCGTTTTGGCGATGCAA CCAAGGATGATGTTGACAGTAGACGAAAACCTGAAGCCACTGTCAGTGCCAGTGCGGGTAGGACAAGCAGTTGATGTGGTTGGACAGGCGGGTCGGCCAAAGACCATAACAGGTTTCCAGACACACTCCACACCTGTTCTCTTGGCTGCTGGAGAGAGAGCCGAACTAGCCACTGACAA ATACATTCCTCTGTCGCCGATACTAGAAGGGTTCATCATATTAAAGGAGAATCCAGACTACAGAGAGGAGTGA
- the LOC104701500 gene encoding 26S proteasome non-ATPase regulatory subunit 2 homolog A-like isoform X2: MAPTQDPNSVGGGAKQDEASLKVPSKDPKKKDEKKEEDLSDEDLELKQNLELYVERVQDPNPELQKAALESMRQEIRASTSSMTSVPKPLKFLRPHYGTLKAFHVTMADSDLKKYLSDILSVLALTMSAEGERESLGYRLIGTEGDIGSWGHEYVRNLAGEIAQEYTKRQSEEAPIDDLMELVQQIVAFHMKHNAETEAVDLLMDVEDLDLLLEHVDKTNFKRTCNYLTSAAKYLPGPDDMLVLDISYMIYMKFEEYPNALQIALFLDNTQYVKQVFTSCADLLRKKQFCYMIARHGITFDLDDEMVADDDDREALQDIVNNTKLSEGYLTLARDIEVMEAKTPEDIYKAHLLDGRASSGASVDSARQNLAATFVNAFVNAGFGQDKLMTVPSDSTTGSSGNWLFKNKEHGKTSAAASLGMIQLWDVDSGLSQLDKYFHSNDNPIIAGALLGVGIVNCGIKNDCDPALALLGDYIDKEDSSVRIGAIMGLGISYAGSQNDQIRSKLSPILNDAKAPLDVIAFASLSLGMIYVGSCNEEVAQSIIFALMDRSEAELGDALTRFLPLGLGLLYLGKQESVEATAEVSKTFNEKIRKYCDMTLLSCAYAGTGNVLKVQDLLAQCGEHLEKGDIHQGPAVLGLAMVAMSEELGIDMEIRSLERMLQYGEQNIRRAVPLALGLLCISNPKVTVMDTLSRLSHDTDSEVAMAAIISLGLIGAGTNNARIAGMLRNLSSYYYKDASLLFCVRIAQGLVHMGKGLLTLSPFHSERFLLSPTALAGIVTLLHACLDMKPIILGKYHYVLYFLVLAMQPRMMLTVDENLKPLSVPVRVGQAVDVVGQAGRPKTITGFQTHSTPVLLAAGERAELATDKYIPLSPILEGFIILKENPDYREE, from the exons atggctcCAACTCAGGATCCCAACAGCGTCGGAGGCGGTGCGAAGCAGGATGAAGCTTCCCTGAAGGTTCCGTCTAAGGATCCCAAGAAGAAGGAcgagaaaaaggaagaggacCTT TCTGATGAGGACTTGGAACTAAAGCAGAACCTTGAGCTCTATGTTGAGAGGGTTCAGGATCCCAACCCGGAGTTGCAGAAG GCTGCTCTTGAAAGCATGAG GCAGGAAATCCGGGCTTCAACAAGCTCCATGACTTCAGTTCCCAAGCCACTTAAGTTTCTCCGTCCCCATTATGGAACTCTTAAAGCATTTCATGTAACAATGGCTGATTCTGATCTCAAG AAGTACTTGTCCGATATCTTGTCTGTCTTGGCCCTTACCATGTCTGCGGAGGGTGAAAGG GAAAGCTTAGGTTATAGGTTGATTGGAACTGAGGGTGACATTGGATCGTGGGGTCACGAATATGTCAGGAATCTTGCTGGAGAGATTGCCCAAGAGTATACAAAGCGTCAG AGTGAGGAGGCCCCTATTGACGATTTGATGGAGCTTGTGCAGCAAATTGTTGCTTTTCACATGAAG CATAATGCAGAAACTGAAGCTGTTGACCTTTTAATGGATGTCGAGGATCTTGATCTCTTACTTGAGCATGTagacaaaacaaatttcaagaGGACATGCAACTATCTCACAAGTGCAGCAAA gTACCTTCCTGGACCAGATGACATGTTGGTTCTAGATATTTCTTACATGATTTACATGAAGTTTGAAGAATATCCAAACGCTCTGCAGATTGCACTATTTCTTGATAACACGCAG TATGTTAAACAAGTATTCACCTCATGTGCTGATCTGCTAAGGAAGAAACAGTTCTGCTACATGATTGCTCGTCAT GGTATAACCTTTGACCTTGACGATGAGATGGTTGCAGATGATGATGACCGAGAAGCCTTACAGGATATTGTTAACAACACTAAGTTAAGTGAAGGATATCTGACTCTTGCAAGGGATATTGAGGTCATGGAGGCCAAAACACCTGAAGACATCTACAAG GCTCACTTGCTCGACGGCAGGGCCAGCTCTGGTGCAAGCGTGGATTCTGCTAGACAGAATTTGGCTGCTACATTTGTCAATGCATTTGTAAATGCTGGTTTTGGTCAG GACAAACTAATGACAGTACCTTCAGACTCCACCACCGGATCTTCTGGAAATTGGCTCttcaaaaataaagaacatgGCAAGACTAGTGCAGCTGCTAGTTTG GGTATGATTCAACTTTGGGATGTGGACTCCGGACTTTCCCAACTCGACAAATATTTCCATAGCAATGATAATCCTATCATTGCTGGAGCACTGCTGGGAGTTGGGATTGTTAATTgtggcattaagaacgattgtGACCCC GCATTAGCACTTCTTGGAGACTATATAGACAAAGAGGATTCATCTGTCAGAATTGGTGCTATCATGGGTCTTGGAATTTCATATGCAGGCTCCCAAAATGACCAG ATTAGAAGCAAATTGTCGCCGATACTGAACGATGCGAAAGCGCCTCTCGATGTGATTGCATTTGCTTCACTTTCTTTGGGAATGATCTATGTCGGTTCTTGTAACGAAGAAGTGGCACAGTCTATTATATTTGCTTTGATGGATCGAAGTGAGGCAGAACTGGGAGATGCCCTCACTCGTTTCTTGCCACTTGGTCTTGGACTTCTATACCTGGGCAAACAG GAAAGTGTAGAGGCTACAGCTGAAGTTTCAAAGACGTTCAATGAGAAGATTAGAAAGTATTGTGATATGACACTTCTTTCCTGTGCTTATGCTGGAACTGGGAATGTCCTAAAG GTCCAAGACCTTCTTGCTCAGTGTGGGGAGCATCTTGAGAAAGGTGACATCCACCAGGGTCCAGCTGTGCTTGGATTAGCAATGGTTGCTATGTCCGAAGAACTGGGGATTGATATGGAGATCCGTTCTTTGGAGCGGATGTTACAATATGGAGAACAAAACATTCGGCGAGCTGTGCCTTTGGCCCTTGGTCTCTTATGCATATCTAATCCAAAG GTGACGGTAATGGACACCTTGAGCCGGCTTAGTCATGACACAGATTCGGAAGTTGCCATG GCAGCAATTATATCGTTGGGACTGATTGGTGCCGGAACTAATAACGCAAGGATAGCTGGGATGCTTCGGAACCTCTCCAGCTATTATTACAAGGACGCCAGTCTTCTCTTCTGT GTGCGTATTGCTCAAGGGCTGGTGCACATGGGAAAGGGTCTCTTAACACTCAGCCCCTTCCACTCTGAACGGTTCTTACTATCACC AACCGCACTTGCTGGTATAGTGACACTCTTGCATGCATGCCTTGACATGAAGCCGATCATACTCGGGAAATACCATTATGTGCTGTACTTCCTCGTTTTGGCGATGCAA CCAAGGATGATGTTGACAGTAGACGAAAACCTGAAGCCACTGTCAGTGCCAGTGCGGGTAGGACAAGCAGTTGATGTGGTTGGACAGGCGGGTCGGCCAAAGACCATAACAGGTTTCCAGACACACTCCACACCTGTTCTCTTGGCTGCTGGAGAGAGAGCCGAACTAGCCACTGACAA ATACATTCCTCTGTCGCCGATACTAGAAGGGTTCATCATATTAAAGGAGAATCCAGACTACAGAGAGGAGTGA
- the LOC104701500 gene encoding 26S proteasome non-ATPase regulatory subunit 2 homolog A-like isoform X4 produces MADSDLKKYLSDILSVLALTMSAEGERESLGYRLIGTEGDIGSWGHEYVRNLAGEIAQEYTKRQSEEAPIDDLMELVQQIVAFHMKHNAETEAVDLLMDVEDLDLLLEHVDKTNFKRTCNYLTSAAKYLPGPDDMLVLDISYMIYMKFEEYPNALQIALFLDNTQYVKQVFTSCADLLRKKQFCYMIARHGITFDLDDEMVADDDDREALQDIVNNTKLSEGYLTLARDIEVMEAKTPEDIYKAHLLDGRASSGASVDSARQNLAATFVNAFVNAGFGQDKLMTVPSDSTTGSSGNWLFKNKEHGKTSAAASLGMIQLWDVDSGLSQLDKYFHSNDNPIIAGALLGVGIVNCGIKNDCDPALALLGDYIDKEDSSVRIGAIMGLGISYAGSQNDQIRSKLSPILNDAKAPLDVIAFASLSLGMIYVGSCNEEVAQSIIFALMDRSEAELGDALTRFLPLGLGLLYLGKQESVEATAEVSKTFNEKIRKYCDMTLLSCAYAGTGNVLKVQDLLAQCGEHLEKGDIHQGPAVLGLAMVAMSEELGIDMEIRSLERMLQYGEQNIRRAVPLALGLLCISNPKVTVMDTLSRLSHDTDSEVAMAAIISLGLIGAGTNNARIAGMLRNLSSYYYKDASLLFCVRIAQGLVHMGKGLLTLSPFHSERFLLSPTALAGIVTLLHACLDMKPIILGKYHYVLYFLVLAMQPRMMLTVDENLKPLSVPVRVGQAVDVVGQAGRPKTITGFQTHSTPVLLAAGERAELATDKYIPLSPILEGFIILKENPDYREE; encoded by the exons ATGGCTGATTCTGATCTCAAG AAGTACTTGTCCGATATCTTGTCTGTCTTGGCCCTTACCATGTCTGCGGAGGGTGAAAGG GAAAGCTTAGGTTATAGGTTGATTGGAACTGAGGGTGACATTGGATCGTGGGGTCACGAATATGTCAGGAATCTTGCTGGAGAGATTGCCCAAGAGTATACAAAGCGTCAG AGTGAGGAGGCCCCTATTGACGATTTGATGGAGCTTGTGCAGCAAATTGTTGCTTTTCACATGAAG CATAATGCAGAAACTGAAGCTGTTGACCTTTTAATGGATGTCGAGGATCTTGATCTCTTACTTGAGCATGTagacaaaacaaatttcaagaGGACATGCAACTATCTCACAAGTGCAGCAAA gTACCTTCCTGGACCAGATGACATGTTGGTTCTAGATATTTCCTACATGATTTACATGAAGTTTGAAGAATATCCAAACGCTCTGCAGATTGCACTATTTCTTGATAACACGCAG TATGTTAAACAAGTATTCACCTCATGTGCTGATCTGCTAAGGAAGAAACAGTTCTGCTACATGATTGCTCGTCAT GGTATAACCTTTGACCTTGACGATGAGATGGTTGCAGATGATGATGACCGAGAAGCCTTACAGGATATTGTTAACAACACTAAGTTAAGTGAAGGATATCTGACTCTTGCAAGGGATATTGAGGTCATGGAGGCCAAAACACCTGAAGACATCTACAAG GCTCACTTGCTCGACGGCAGGGCCAGCTCTGGTGCAAGCGTGGATTCTGCTAGACAGAATTTGGCTGCTACATTTGTCAATGCATTTGTAAATGCTGGTTTTGGTCAG GACAAACTAATGACAGTACCTTCAGACTCCACCACCGGATCTTCTGGAAATTGGCTCttcaaaaataaagaacatgGCAAGACTAGTGCAGCTGCTAGTTTG GGTATGATTCAACTTTGGGATGTGGACTCCGGACTTTCCCAACTCGACAAATATTTCCATAGCAATGATAATCCTATCATTGCTGGAGCACTGCTGGGAGTTGGGATTGTTAATTgtggcattaagaacgattgtGACCCC GCATTAGCACTTCTTGGAGACTATATAGACAAAGAGGATTCATCTGTCAGAATTGGTGCTATCATGGGTCTTGGAATTTCATATGCAGGCTCCCAAAATGACCAG ATTAGAAGCAAATTGTCGCCGATACTGAACGATGCGAAAGCGCCTCTCGATGTGATTGCATTTGCTTCACTTTCTTTGGGAATGATCTATGTCGGTTCTTGTAACGAAGAAGTGGCACAGTCTATTATATTTGCTTTGATGGATCGAAGTGAGGCAGAACTGGGAGATGCCCTCACTCGTTTCTTGCCACTTGGTCTTGGACTTCTATACCTGGGCAAACAG GAAAGTGTAGAGGCTACAGCTGAAGTTTCAAAGACGTTCAATGAGAAGATTAGAAAGTATTGTGATATGACACTTCTTTCCTGTGCTTATGCTGGAACTGGGAATGTCCTAAAG GTCCAAGACCTTCTTGCTCAGTGTGGGGAGCATCTTGAGAAAGGTGACATCCACCAGGGTCCAGCTGTGCTTGGATTAGCAATGGTTGCTATGTCCGAAGAACTGGGGATTGATATGGAGATCCGTTCTTTGGAGCGGATGTTACAATATGGAGAACAAAACATTCGGCGAGCTGTGCCTTTGGCCCTTGGTCTCTTATGCATATCTAATCCAAAG GTGACGGTAATGGACACCTTGAGCCGGCTTAGTCATGACACAGATTCGGAAGTTGCCATG GCAGCAATTATATCGTTGGGACTGATTGGTGCCGGAACTAATAACGCAAGGATAGCTGGGATGCTTCGGAACCTCTCCAGCTATTATTACAAGGACGCCAGTCTTCTCTTCTGT GTGCGTATTGCTCAAGGGCTGGTGCACATGGGAAAGGGTCTCTTAACACTCAGCCCCTTCCACTCTGAACGGTTCTTACTATCACC AACCGCACTTGCTGGTATAGTGACACTCTTGCATGCATGCCTTGACATGAAGCCGATCATACTCGGGAAATACCATTATGTGCTGTACTTCCTCGTTTTGGCGATGCAA CCAAGGATGATGTTGACAGTAGACGAAAACCTGAAGCCACTGTCAGTGCCAGTGCGGGTAGGACAAGCAGTTGATGTGGTTGGACAGGCGGGTCGGCCAAAGACCATAACAGGTTTCCAGACACACTCCACACCTGTTCTCTTGGCTGCTGGAGAGAGAGCCGAACTAGCCACTGACAA ATACATTCCTCTGTCGCCGATACTAGAAGGGTTCATCATATTAAAGGAGAATCCAGACTACAGAGAGGAGTGA